Proteins from a genomic interval of Zingiber officinale cultivar Zhangliang chromosome 1B, Zo_v1.1, whole genome shotgun sequence:
- the LOC122038668 gene encoding uncharacterized serine-rich protein C215.13 — MAQSQRQRPDLDYQIGRQTLPSRNLQTHKGVSSPHTNLSAPTTPTSRHFYGYEYHDHHFENEKKSIIKRAKDKAKRWRYSILRRKSNKHENDNKPQVSLDEMEEQEIENHGTTNYGLTCEEDSSTKESTTIRYLSSNSNSTRITSQANGNWEIEMKQANDAAKQPSKAYNPPKDAKPTPSTANITRMDDSHMNQAPANKTRMDDSHMNQAPANKAPANKTRMDDSHMNQAPANITRMDNNNMNQAPSAAWSTLITNEHNNSEKMMLPPTTTISEYTTKMKTVNLETTTSTSIANNDNTDCETKTIDLITTSLPSTTNDHNTINEIVQEKLSPFTTSIAPISTSIVSGHKISSEKEMQSPITITSTPATYGYETIDEPLIDTLLSGTTTSTSIVSDHKNIDNVETLSPSPMSFGFVNDHKTIDEVETLSQSLMSFGSIVNGHKTIGETLIETLAPAYTMALEATLLIASKIQESCPRIENAKKQFWNRGLSMKEYLMNKLEPTEEDRLLCEVITKAMSLRKDFNRCIVGVGQLDTSKKGIVCSSVKEEKHDFNSPLPISTNPFIDSSSPQQFNPKFTSGGWWYKLATEIYNSFLMPSLPSLIPILISVENRKACNVKDKPMSAGDKFETTTITRDERR, encoded by the exons ATGGCTCAATCACAAAGGCAAAGGCCAGACTTGGACTACCAAATAGGGAGGCAGACTCTTCCTTCTAGAAATTTACAAACTCATAAAG GTGTTTCATCTCCCCACACAAATTTGTCCGCACCGACCACCCCCACATCAAGACATTTCTATGGTTACGAGTATCACGATCAtcactttgaaaatgaaaaaaagtcGATCATAAAAAGAGCAAAAGATAAAGCCAAAAGGTGGAGATATTCAATTTTGCGAAGAAAAAGCAACAAGCATGAAAACGACAATAAGCCACAAGTCAGCTTGGATGAAATGGAGGAGCAAGAAATAGAGAATCATGGAACAACAA ATTATGGATTAACTTGTGAAGAAGACTCATCTACGAAGGAGTCAACAACGATCCGTTATCTGAGTTCAAACAGCAATTCTACAAGAATTACTTCACAGGCAAATGGAAATTGGGAAATTGAAATGAAGCAAGCGAATGATGCGGCCAAACAACCAAGCAAAGCATATAACCCACCTAAAGATGCAAAGCCAACTCCTTCAACAGCCAACATAACACGGATGGATGATAGCCACATGAATCAAGCTCCGGCCAACAAAACACGGATGGATGATAGCCACATGAATCAAGCTCCGGCCAACAAAGCTCCGGCCAACAAAACACGGATGGATGATAGCCACATGAATCAAGCTCCGGCCAACATAACACGGATGGACAATAACAACATGAATCAAGCTCCGTCCGCCGCATGGTCCACCTTAATCACTAATGAACACAACAACAGTGAGAAAATGATGCTTCCTCCTACCACCACCATCTCTGAATATACTACAAAAATGAAGACAGTGAATTTGGAAACCACCACCTCTACCTCAATCGCCAACAATGACAACACCGATTGTGAGACAAAGACAATTGATCTAATCACCACATCCCTTCCCTCTACCACCAATGACCATAATACCATAAATGAGATTGTACAGGAGAAGCTTTCTCCCTTCACCACCTCTATAGCCCCTATCTCTACCTCTATTGTAAGTGGCCATAAGATTAGTAGTGAGAAAGAGATGCAATCTCCGATCACAATCACCTCTACCCCAGCCACTTATGGGTATGAGACCATCGATGAGCCATTAATAGATACCCTTCTTTCAGGCACCACCACCTCTACCTCTATCGTTAGTGACCATAAGAACATAGACAATGTAGAGACACTTTCTCCATCTCCTATGTCATTCGGGTTTGTTAATGACCATAAAACCATAGATGAGGTAGAGACACTTTCTCAATCTCTTATGTCCTTTGGATCTATTGTAAATGGCCATAAAACCATTGGTGAGACACTAATAGAGACACTTGCACCAGCTTACACTATGGCCTTAGAGGCTACCCTACTAATAGCCTCCAAAAtccaagaatcttgtccacgaaTTGAAAATGCTAAAAAGCAATTTTGGAATAGAGGGTTGTCAATGAAGGAGTACTTGATGAACAAACTTGAACCCACGGAGGAGGATAGATTACTATGCGAAGTGATTACAAAGGCAATGAGTCTTCGAAAAGATTTCAACCGTTGCATTGTTGGAGTAGGCCAACTTGATACGAGCAAAAAGGGAATAGTTTGTTCTTCAGTGAAAGAGGAGAAACATGATTTTAATTCACCTTTGCCAATCTCTACTAATCCATTTATAG ATTCCTCATCTCCACAACAGTTTAATCCCAAATTCACAAGTGGTGGATGGTGGTACAAGCTGGCCACAGAGATTTACAATTCCTTCCTCATGCCTTCACTTCCTAGCCTTATTCCGATTCTCATCAGTGTAGAGAACAGAAAGGCTTGTAATGTCAAAGATAAGCCCATGTCTGCCGGTGATAAATTTGAGACCACAACGATTACAAGGGACGAAAGAAGGTGA